The genome window CGATCCGTACGTCCTGCCCATGCATTTATTAAGAATTGAGTTGTAGGGGGAGAAAGAGTTTATTCACACCTTTGTCCAATCCGGTTGAAGGGAGGGCTGTATTTATTCCAGCATTTTTGTTTTATTTCATAAAAAATAGGAAATAGTCTGGATCAACCAGAAAATAGTTTAGAATACTAGCTGATGGCAAAACGTAAAACGACTACCGATAATATTCCTGAAACGACACCCGCCAAAAAAACGTCGCCGCGGAAGAAAAACGTTGAATCTGTTGAAGCAAGTGCTGCGCCTACGTCGCCAGAAACCAGCGTAGAAGCACCAGTCGTTGTGGCGGAAACCGTATTTGTGGACACGTCAAAATCCGTTTGGAACCATACTCGGTTCTCCGATTTTGACATTCATCTTTTCCGTTCCGGGAAACATTACCGCTTGTACGAAAAATTAGGTTCGCACGTAGTGGAAGTCGTGGGCGTTGTTGGAACCTATTTTGCCGTCTGGGCACCGTCGGCGCGGTCGGTATCCGTCATTGGTAATTTCAACGGCTGGAATCGTCAGAGTCATCAGTTAAGCGTCCGATGGGATAGCTCAGGCATCTGGGAAGGTTTTATTCCGCATGTTGGTCGGGGAGAAGTCTACAAATACTACATCCACGGGGCCAACGGGCTGCATTTTGAAAAAGGCGATCCGTACGCACTGCGCTGGGAAACACCGCCACAGACGGCTTCAGTCGTGTGGGATACCTGGTATGAATGGAAAGACGACTACTGGATTCGCAATCGGGGTAAGTTCAACGCGTTGAACAAGCCATTTTCGGTTTATGAAGTACACCTGGCTTCCTGGCGGCGTGATCCAAGCAATCCGAGTCGTTTTCTGAGTTACGAGGAAATTGCGGACGCGCTGGTGCCGTACGTGAAAGAAATGGGCTTCACGCACGTGGAATTTATGCCCGTTATGGAGTACCCTTATTCGCCATCGTGGGGGTATCAGATTACGGGCTATTTTGCGCCGAGCAGCCGTTTCGGAACACCGCAGGGCTTTATGGAACTCGTTGAGCGGCTTCACCAGGAGAATATTGGGGTATACCTGGACTGGGTACCTTCACACTTTCCGGGCGATGCCCACGGGCTGTATGAGTTTGATGGCTCGCACCTGTATGAGCACCCAGACATGCGCAAGGGTTACCATCCCGACTGGAAAAGCTATATTTTCAATTATAGCCGCAACGAAGTCCGGTCGTTTTTGATCTCTAATGCCATGTTCTGGCTGGATCGTTTCCATATCGATGGCTTGCGGGTTGATGCGGTGGCGTCGATGCTGTACCTCGATTATTCGCGGAATCACGGAGAATGGGAGCCTAACATTTTCGGAGGGCGGGAAAACCTGGAAGTGATTTCGCTGCTTAAAGAGTTGAACGAAGCTGTATATAAAGAATACCCTGAAATACAGACTATTGCCGAAGAGTCAACGGCTTTCCCGGGCGTATCCCGACCTGCTTTCATGGGCGGCTTAGGCTTCGGTATGAAGTGGATGATGGGCTGGATGAACGATACACTGCGCTATTTCGAGCGTGATCCGTATTACCGCCGCTGGCACCAGGAAGAAATTACATTCAGTACGGTCTACGCCTTTTCCGAAAATTTCATGCTGCCCCTTTCGCACGATGAAGTTGTATACGGAAAGAAATCGCTGGTAAGCAAAATGCCGGGCGATGAATGGCAACGCTTTGCCAATTTACGCCTTCTATTTTCCTATATGTTCACCCATCCAGGCACCAAGCTGCTGTTTATGGGAGGGGAATTTGGGCAGACCTCGGAATGGAAATTTGAGGGAAGTCTCGACTGGCACCTGCTGGATTTTGCGCCGCACCAGGGCATGAAAGAATGCATGAAAGCGTTGAACAACGTGTACCGGAATGAGCTGGCGCTCCACGAGCAGAGTTTCGTACCAGAAGGTTTTGAGTGGATTGACACCTCCGACCGCGAAAACAGCATTATTGTGTTCGCCCGAAAAGGCACCCGCATCAAAGAACAAGTTGTTGTCGTGCTTAACATGACACCGACACCGCGCCTGAACTACCGCGTTGGGGTTCCGCTGGAAGGAGTCTGGAAAGAGATATTCAACAGCGACGCCAAGGAGTTTTTCGGAAGTGGCCTACTGAATCCAGAGCCGTTGACTACCGAAGCCGAAAAGTGGCACGGACGACCCGATTCCTTGCGCCTGTCGATTCCGCCGCTGGGAGCCGTTGTTTTAAAATACCAAGGTTAATGGAGAGAGCCGGACAAGAGTCCGGCTTTTTTTGAATACACTTATTCCGAGCGTCGCAGATCGAAAGTACTAACGACCTGACCGGGTTTTTTGTCGTTTTGCAGTTCTTTGGGCAAGTGCGCGATGATTTCTTTTTTCAGGGCCTTGATTAATTTTCGCTTCAGGAAACTGCGGTGCGTAATCAGACTGACTTCGCGGACGGGCTGGGGCGATTCAAACGGGCGGAGACGCGAACGGCGTGTTTCGTTCAGGTCCAGCGTCGCCAGATGCGGTAGGAGCGTAAAGCCAGCCTGTCGGTCAATTAACTTAATGAGGGTTTCGAGCGAACCCGATTCGTACCGAAGCGACTGGGTGTTGCCGTTTACGCGGGGCGCTTTGCCGCAGAGGTTCATTACCTGGTTGCGCAGGCAGTTGCCTTCGTTGAGCAGCCACAGACCATCGGTATGTAAATCATCAGAATGAATCTCCTTTTTGCTGGCCAGTGGGTGTGATTCAGCCACGTAAGCCGTAAAGGATTCGTGGAAAAGGGGTATTTCGTTGATGCCTGATTCGTGCAGCGGCGTTACCACAATACCGACGTCAATCAATCCATTTTTGAGTTTTTCAACCGCCTGCTCCGTCATCAATTCCTGAATTTGTACCTGAACAGCCGGATAATTGGCCATAAACGAACCGATAAAATAGGGTAGGAGGTAAGGAGCCAGGGTCGGAATGATGCCAATGCGCAGTTCTCCGCTATACTCTTCAATCGCTTCGTTGACAATTTCCGGGATGCGCCGCGCTGCTTGCAAAACTTCCCGCGCCTGCATCAGAATCGCCTGCCCCGTCTCCGTGGGGACCACAGGCTGTTTGGAACGGTCAAAGATTAGGACACCGAGTTCGTCTTCCAGTTTTTGAATCTGCATGCTGAGTGTCGGCTGCGTAACGTGGCAATTTTCGGCGGCGGTGGCAAAATGCCGGTAGGTATCAACGGCAACAATGTAGTCAAGCTGGGAAATCGTCATAATAACCAATGGGTATTTGGAAGAACGCGCTGCAAGGTTACGAATAATATAAATAAAATCTATGGATAAATGAATAATATAGACAAGTTCTAAAAGGGAAAACCCGTACCTTTGAGGCGCTAATTATAGAGTCAAGCACTTACGATGGAATACGGCGCAACCAAGGCCGGTCGTTTATTGTTTTCCACTTATGGAGTCATCTGTTTTACAAGAATCAAGAGTTCATATAAAAGCGCCGGGCAAAACGGGGGTGCTGCTGGTTAATCTGGGTACGCCCGACAGTCCTTCTGTTCCCGATGTACGCAAATACCTGCGCGAGTTTTTGATGGACGGGCGTGTAATCGATATTCCGCTGGTCCAGCGTACGTTTCTGGTCAACGGGATTATCGCGCCGTTTCGGGCACCAAAGTCGGCCAAAGTCTACCGGGAATTGTGGACTGAGAACGGTTCCCCATTGAAATATTATGGACAAATTGTGGAGCGGGAATTGCAAAAATTTCTGGGCGATCAATATGTCGTGAAAT of Tellurirhabdus bombi contains these proteins:
- a CDS encoding hydrogen peroxide-inducible genes activator, whose translation is MTISQLDYIVAVDTYRHFATAAENCHVTQPTLSMQIQKLEDELGVLIFDRSKQPVVPTETGQAILMQAREVLQAARRIPEIVNEAIEEYSGELRIGIIPTLAPYLLPYFIGSFMANYPAVQVQIQELMTEQAVEKLKNGLIDVGIVVTPLHESGINEIPLFHESFTAYVAESHPLASKKEIHSDDLHTDGLWLLNEGNCLRNQVMNLCGKAPRVNGNTQSLRYESGSLETLIKLIDRQAGFTLLPHLATLDLNETRRSRLRPFESPQPVREVSLITHRSFLKRKLIKALKKEIIAHLPKELQNDKKPGQVVSTFDLRRSE
- the glgB gene encoding 1,4-alpha-glucan branching protein GlgB — encoded protein: MAKRKTTTDNIPETTPAKKTSPRKKNVESVEASAAPTSPETSVEAPVVVAETVFVDTSKSVWNHTRFSDFDIHLFRSGKHYRLYEKLGSHVVEVVGVVGTYFAVWAPSARSVSVIGNFNGWNRQSHQLSVRWDSSGIWEGFIPHVGRGEVYKYYIHGANGLHFEKGDPYALRWETPPQTASVVWDTWYEWKDDYWIRNRGKFNALNKPFSVYEVHLASWRRDPSNPSRFLSYEEIADALVPYVKEMGFTHVEFMPVMEYPYSPSWGYQITGYFAPSSRFGTPQGFMELVERLHQENIGVYLDWVPSHFPGDAHGLYEFDGSHLYEHPDMRKGYHPDWKSYIFNYSRNEVRSFLISNAMFWLDRFHIDGLRVDAVASMLYLDYSRNHGEWEPNIFGGRENLEVISLLKELNEAVYKEYPEIQTIAEESTAFPGVSRPAFMGGLGFGMKWMMGWMNDTLRYFERDPYYRRWHQEEITFSTVYAFSENFMLPLSHDEVVYGKKSLVSKMPGDEWQRFANLRLLFSYMFTHPGTKLLFMGGEFGQTSEWKFEGSLDWHLLDFAPHQGMKECMKALNNVYRNELALHEQSFVPEGFEWIDTSDRENSIIVFARKGTRIKEQVVVVLNMTPTPRLNYRVGVPLEGVWKEIFNSDAKEFFGSGLLNPEPLTTEAEKWHGRPDSLRLSIPPLGAVVLKYQG